The following proteins are co-located in the Candida dubliniensis CD36 chromosome 3, complete sequence genome:
- a CDS encoding G Protein Alpha subunit, putative (Similar to S. cerevisiae GPA2;~In S. cerevisiae: nucleotide binding alpha subunit of the heterotrimeric G protein that interacts with the receptor Gpr1p, has signaling role in response to nutrients) — translation MGSCASKSADKGNGTSQNQQSGQSTQGKRQQQSQAIQQKNKEKQQQRQREQQEKHSQQQPQSPTDSNADGTLKNGSDFYETLKHPSDSSNDNGHHLKEKHSQELSNGTANNNLITNPVDAAGNSNPSKDVKVLLLGSGESGKSTIVKQMKILHSDGYTQDELEEYRPFVYKNILDCIKNVINAIIDLQPDLIKKPDSPQLEEDREDDLKVTGLTSENNHVPITNGSAINEPPKHRKHILEYDMLNEILDYDYPLDSNQPFNADVAINIKKVYETPEVKEFMLQRQGEFYLIDSTDYFLSNLDRICLSGNYEPNVMDVLRTRKKTSGIFTYTFDLGNGLNMNLFDVGGQRSERKKWINCFDNVSTIIFCVALSEYDNFLLEESNTNRLEESLALFDSVVNSRWFARTTVVLFLNKIDVFAEKLKYSPLENFFPDYKGGPNISNGVKYILWRFNKLNRSGLNIYPHVTQATDTSNIELVMAAVKQTILENSLKDSGIL, via the coding sequence ATGGGTTCCTGTGCTTCAAAATCAGCCGATAAAGGTAACGGCACTTCACAAAACCAACAATCAGGTCAATCGACACAAGGTAAgcgacaacaacaactgcaAGCAATCCAACAAAAGAATAAGGAGAAACAGCAACAAAGACAAAGAGAACAGCAAGAAAAACACCTGCAGCAACAACCACAATCACCAACTGATTCAAATGCTGATGgaactttgaaaaatggtTCTGATTTTTACGAAACTTTAAAACATCCTTCTGATAGTCTGAATGATAATGGTCATCACCTTAAAGAAAAGCATTCTCAAGAATTATCCAATGGCACAGCAAACAATAATCTAATAACAAACCCAGTTGATGCAGCAGGAAATTCAAATCCAAGTAAAGATGTTAaagtgttgttgttgggaTCAGGTGAAAGTGGTAAATCTACTATAGTTAAACAGATGAAGATTTTACATTCAGATGGTTATACTCAAGATGAATTGGAAGAGTATAGACCAtttgtttataaaaatattttggattGTATTAAGAATGTGATAAATgctattattgatttacaacctgatttaattaaaaaaccCGATTCACCTCAACTTGAAGAAGATCGTGAAGATGATTTGAAAGTCACAGGATTGACCAGTGAAAACAATCATGTTCCAATTACAAATGGATCAGCCATCAATGAACCACCGAAACATCGCAAACACATATTAGAATACGATATGTTGAATGAAATCTTAGATTATGATTATCCATTGGACTCAAATCAACCATTTAATGCTGATGTTGCTATTAATATTAAGAAAGTTTATGAGACACCAGAAGTAAAAGAATTTATGCTTCAACGTCAAGGtgaattttatttaattgatagtactgattattttctttctaatCTAGATAGAATATGTCTTTCTGGAAATTATGAACCAAATGTTATGGATGTGTTGAGAACAAGAAAGAAGACTTCGGGTATTTTCACTTATACTTTTGATCTTGGTAATGGATTAAATatgaatttatttgatgttGGTGGTCAAAGAtcagaaagaaaaaaatggatcaattgttttgataatgtttcaacaattattttttgtgtTGCCTTGAGTGAATATGATAATTTCTTACTAGAAGAAAGTAATACCAATAGATTAGAGGAAAGTTTAGCATTGTTTGATAGTGTGGTAAATTCAAGATGGTTTGCCAGAACTACAGtggtattatttttgaataaaataGATGTGTTTGCtgaaaaactaaaatattCCCCCTTGGAGAATTTTTTCCCTGATTATAAAGGAGGACCCAATATTTCTAATGGAgtgaaatatattttatggagatttaataaattgaatagaTCAGGGTTGAACATATACCCTCATGTTACTCAAGCTACTGATACATCTAACATTGAATTGGTAATGGCAGCTGTCAAGCAAAcaattttagaaaattCTCTTAAAGATAGTGGTATTTTATAG
- a CDS encoding kinase subunit of RNA polymerase II carboxy-terminal domain kinase I, putative (Similar to S. cerevisiae CTK1;~In S. cerevisiae: phosphorylates the C-terminal repeated domain of the RNA polymerase II large subunit (Rpo21p) to affect both transcription and pre-mRNA 3' end processing) — translation MSDRYRPRGPKNQQRSGYQSRSSYVPQRRDNRERDSYIPSGPKRLAERDNYRPDNDQYQQQQQQQQQQENRPAQHRESSSNSTYSSSSSSSSFGVVNPPKGPKQSYVSGMKRPLPSGPASFRKRRDFISNTNRIAIPKGPRQGFKEIDGAGNGTGNGNGNGNGNRNRNERQSVIVKQKLSFEQIYCIKTTNTPNIYQRVSQVGEGTYGKVYKAQHKLTGEYVAMKKLRLESEKEGFPITAIREIKLLQSFDHANVVGLLEMMVEYNQIYMVFDYLDHDLTGLLTHPDLQLQECHRKFIFKQLMEGLNYLHKKRIIHRDIKGSNILLDNIGRLKIADFGLARTMKIVNANEKPDYTNRVITIWYRPPELLLGATDYGREVDVWGVGCLLIELYCKMAAFRGMDEVSQLCRIFNIMGTPTLQNWPEIDRLPWFEMLKPKINVKSKFSQKYSESMSPQAFKLAEQLLQLNPKLRPTAEEALNHEYFQQDPKPEPLYFLKDIQGEWHEFETKKRRRAERKRIKEEEDAQLAASKKSAAVADASVASATNSVKEIESVDAITYSEKLANGDDNKKSSEIEIDSKNIDNIGNNSEEQHNKTEEKSIDTKTT, via the coding sequence ATGTCAGATAGATATAGACCAAGAGGCCCTAAGAACCAACAACGTAGTGGTTATCAAAGTCGATCATCTTATGTACCTCAACGTCGGGACAACCGTGAAAGAGATAGTTATATTCCTTCTGGACCAAAACGGTTAGCAGAAAGGGATAATTATCGACCTGACAAtgatcaatatcaacaacaacagcagcaacaacaacaacaggaAAATAGACCGGCACAACATAGAGAATCATCATCGAATTCTACTTACtcttcatcgtcatcatcttcatcatttggTGTTGTGAATCCACCCAAAGGACCAAAACAATCTTATGTATCTGGAATGAAAAGACCGTTGCCTTCGGGACCAGCAAGTTTCCGGAAAAGACGTGACTTCATATCGAACACCAATAGAATAGCAATTCCAAAGGGACCAAGACAAGGGTTTAAAGAGATTGATGGAGCCGGAAATGGAACTGGAAATGGAAATGGAAATGGAAATGgaaatagaaatagaaatGAAAGACAACTGGTGATTgtgaaacaaaaattatcttttgaacaaatttattGTATAAAGACTACAAATACTCCCAATATATATCAAAGAGTTCTGCAAGTTGGTGAAGGAACATATGGGAAAGTATATAAAGCTCAACATAAATTAACTGGTGAATATGTGGCCATGAAAAAATTACGATTAGAATCAGAAAAGGAAGGATTCCCCATTACGGCAATTCgagaaatcaaattattacaatCATTTGATCATGCTAATGTTGTTGGATTATTAGAAATGATGGttgaatataatcaaatatatatggtttttgattatttggatCATGATTTAACCGGGTTATTGACTCATCCTGATTTACAATTACAAGAATGTCATCGGAAATTTATCttcaaacaattgatggaaggattaaattatttacataagaaaagaattattcATCGTGATATTAAAGGatcaaatatattattggaTAATATTGGACGATTGAAAATTGCTGATTTTGGTCTTGCTCGTACGATGAAAATAGTTAATGCCAATGAAAAACCAGATTATACTAATCGAGTCATCACTATTTGGTATCGACCaccagaattattattagggGCTACTGATTATGGACGAGAAGTAGATGTATGGGGTGTTGGTTgtttattgattgaattatatTGTAAAATGGCAGCATTTAGAGGTATGGATGAAGTTAGTCAATTATGTcgaattttcaatattatggGGACTCCAACATTACAAAATTGGCCAGAAATTGATAGATTACCATGGTTTGAAATGctaaaaccaaaaattaATGTCAAGAGTAAATTTTCTCAAAAATATAGTGAATCAATGTCACCACAAGCATTCAAATTAGCTgaacaattattacaattgaATCCTAAATTAAGACCTACTGCTGAAGAAGCATTAAATCATGAATATTTCCAACAAGATCCTAAACCAGAACCATTATATTTCTTGAAAGATATACAAGGAGAATGGCatgaatttgaaactaaaaaaagaagacgtgccgaaagaaaaagaataaaggaagaagaagatgctCAATTGGCTGCTAGTAAAAAAtctgctgctgttgctgaTGCTTCTGTTGCAAGTGCAACTAATTCTGTAAAGGAAATTGAGTCTGTTGATGCTATAACGTATTCTGAAAAATTAGCAAATGGggatgataataaaaaatcaagtgaaattgaaattgatctgaaaaatattgataatattggtAACAACAGTGAAGAACAACATAATAAGACGGAAGAGAAAAGTATTGATACCAAGACAACGTAG
- a CDS encoding uncharacterized protein YIL156W-B precursor homologue, putative (no apparent orthologue in C. albicans) — translation MFKMIGRLAHISFDLVLISGFLAGVKRTTGITPNLDTIENKDIQYYATKYLNLGESVFDNTAAFLGNSQYFTRK, via the coding sequence ATGTTTAAAATGATTGGTAGATTAGCTcatatttcttttgatttagTATTAATTTCCGGATTTTTAGCTGGTGTAAAACGTACTACAGGAATAACTCCAAATTTAGATactattgaaaataaagatattcaatattatgctacaaaatatttgaatttaggTGAATCAgtatttgataatactGCAGCATTTTTAGGTAATTCTCAATATTTCACCAGGAAATAA
- the GFA1 gene encoding glucosamine--fructose-6-phosphate aminotransferase [isomerizing], putative (In S. cerevisiae: catalyzes the formation of glucosamine-6-P and glutamate from fructose-6-P and glutamine in the first step of chitin biosynthesis) codes for MCGIFGYVNFLVDKSRGEIIDNLIEGLQRLEYRGYDSAGIAVDGKLTKDANDEEYMDSIIVKTTGKVKVLKQKIIDDHIDRTAVFDNHVGIAHTRWATHGQPKTENCHPHRSDPKGEFIVVHNGIITNYAALRKYLLSKGHVFESETDTECIAKLFKHFYDLNVKAGVFPDLNELTKQVLHELEGSYGLLVKSYHYPGEVCGTRKGSPLLVGVKTDKKLKVDFVDVEFEAQHQHQQPQQPQINHNGATSAELGFIPVAPGEQNLRTSQSRAFLSEDDLPMPVEFFLSSDPASVIQHTKKVLFLEDDDIAHIYDGELRIHRASTKSAGESTVRPIQTLEMELNEIMKGPYKHFMQKEIFEQPDSTFNTMRGRIDFENCVVTLGGIKAWLSTIRRCRRIIMIACGTSYHSCLATRSIFEELTEIPVSVELASDFLDRRSPVFRDDTCVFVSQSGETADSILALQYCLDRGALTVGIVNSVGSSMSRQTHCGVHINAGPEIGVASTKAYTSQYIALVMFALSLSNDSISRKGRHEEIIKGLQKIPEQIKQVLKLENKIKDLCNSSLNDQKSLLLLGRGYQFATALEGALKIKEISYMHSEGVLAGELKHGILALVDEDLPIIAFATRDSLFPKVMSAIEQVTARDGRPIVICNEGDAIVANDKVHTTLEVPETVDCLQGLLNVIPLQLISYWLAVNRGIDVDFPRNLAKSVTVE; via the coding sequence ATGTGTGGTATTTTTGGTTACGTCAATTTCTTGGTCGACAAGAGTAGAGGtgaaatcattgataatttaatcGAAGGTTTACAACGATTGGAATATAGAGGTTATGATTCAGCTGGTATTGCTGTTGATGGGAAATTAACTAAAGATGccaatgatgaagaatataTGGATTctattattgttaaaaCTACTGGTAAAGTCAaagttttgaaacaaaaaatcattgatgATCACATTGATAGAACTGCCGTTTTCGATAATCATGTTGGTATTGCTCATACTAGATGGGCTACTCATGGTCAACCTAAAACTGAAAATTGTCATCCTCATAGATCAGACCCTAAAGGagaatttattgttgttcataatggtattattaccaattatGCTGCTTTAAGAAAATATCTTTTATCTAAAGGTCATGTTTTCGAAAGTGAAACTGATACTGAATGTATTGCcaaattattcaaacatTTTTATGATTTAAACGTTAAAGCAGGTGTTTTCCCTGATCTTAATGAATTGACTAAACAAGTTTTACATGAATTAGAAGGTTCTTATGGGTTATTAGTTAAATCTTATCATTATCCAGGAGAAGTTTGTGGTACAAGAAAGGGTTCTCCATTATTAGTTGGGGTCAAGACtgataaaaaattgaaagttgattttgttgatgttgaattCGAAGctcaacatcaacatcaacaaccacaacaaccacaaatCAATCATAATGGTGCCACATCTGCTGAATTGGGTTTTATCCCCGTGGCTCCTGGTGAACAAAATTTAAGAACTTCTCAATCAAGAGCTTTCCTTTCAGAAGATGATTTACCAATGCCAGTTGAATTCTTTTTATCTTCTGATCCTGCTTCAGTTATTCAACACACTAAaaaagttttatttttagaagatgatgatattgctCATATTTATGATGGTGAATTACGTATTCATAGAGCTTCGACCAAATCTGCTGGTGAATCTACTGTTAGACCAATTCAAACATTAGAAATggaattaaatgaaattatgAAAGGTCCATATAAACATTTTatgcaaaaagaaattttcgAACAACCAGATTCAACTTTCAATACTATGAGAGGtagaattgattttgaaaattgtgTTGTTACTCTTGGTGGGATAAAAGCTTGGTTATCTACAATTAGAAGATGTAGAAGAATCATTATGATTGCTTGTGGTACTTCATATCATTCATGTTTAGCCACTAGATCGATTTTCGAAGAATTGACAGAAATCCCTGTTTCAGTTGAATTAGCTTCTGATTTCCTTGATAGAAGATCTCCAGTTTTCAGAGATGATACTTGTGTATTTGTTTCTCAATCCGGTGAAACTGCTGATTCCATTTTGGCTTTACAATATTGTTTGGATAGAGGTGCTTTAACTGTTGGTATTGTTAATTCTGTGGGGTCATCAATGTCTAGACAAACTCATTGTGGGGTTCATATCAATGCTGGACCAGAAATCGGGGTTGCTTCAACTAAAGCTTATACTTCACAATATATTGCCTTGGTGATGTTTGCTCTTTCCTTATCTAATGATTCTATTTCTAGAAAAGGTAGACATGAAGAAATCATTAAAGGTTTACAAAAAATCCCGGaacaaattaaacaagttttgaaattagaaaataaaattaaagatttatGTAATAGTTCATTAAATGATCAaaaatctttattattattgggtAGAGGTTATCAATTTGCTACTGCTTTAGAAGGAgctttaaaaattaaagaaatttcttATATGCATTCTGAAGGGGTATTAGCTGGGGAATTAAAACATGGTATATTAGCTttagttgatgaagatttacCAATTATTGCCTTTGCCACTAGAGATTCTTTGTTTCCTAAAGTTATGTCTGCTATTGAACAAGTTACTGCTAGAGATGGTAGACCAATTGTTATTTGTAATGAAGGTGATGCTATTGTTGCCAATGATAAAGTTCATACTACTTTAGAAGTTCCAGAAACTGTTGATTGTTTACAAGGGTTATTGAATGTTATTCCATTACAATTAATCAGTTATTGGTTAGCTGTGAATAGAGGTATTGATGTCGATTTCCCTCGTAATTTGGCTAAATCTGTTACTGTTGAGTAA
- a CDS encoding cell surface flocculin, putative (Similar to S. cerevisiae FLO11;~In C. albicans; described as a regulator or filamentous growth;~In S. cerevisiae: GPI-anchored cell surface glycoprotein required for diploid pseudohyphal formation and haploid invasive growth), whose product MFTGYLLLVLWIITLVHGDGSNDDQYCDDTGCYPIVCDSDGCYVDYVVTETKVKTYTPPPITSEIWVTVPATTITTCYNCGSDDVIVTENVTSTFVTTLPDSTEFTTVVDTSTTQSTLTSCGHVCTKTSGNSSSKDILSSLTISQSVQESESKSNSKSLIIRTKTETVQDTTTFPTVTESVTSTTTEFHTVIEYTDSRSDTTATTEYTFSQTKKTQTVIVTKATTTTVGSQTQIYTEIYYITTTETIITCPDHDFATTLTGTETFVPPTTAPRPIETPTPEPSTTSDIPSITEDSTITSVETTSTTESSTLPSSIESQSSSSSATTSVLDTSITSESSCYSSYIEQSTSTQESSSIVISSSSSIGSCISSSVSVSSLVADSTTSSESSFISASDSTLMSSSEEEISSSFTKSGSSSGVLSSSLGESSTAEQLSSSIDATSSVEETTSSVVSTTSTSNESTTIDISSTISETSSSSEEASYSSVSEKTSVSSSSIESSSSDQVSKLSSSLPVVPTSSLNESSTDSSSVSTSSQITSSSETPSLSSDFISGSISVSSSIPSSSQATSSIDSTSLSVSSITSSHSIPPPTYISSSTSKFETQPTPIISSISPITTILSTSITSHDTNCEAIITNISTNTIIETITVNGNITIYTETQLSTYLTSNTNINCPNTESDSIEQKKTTTTSTQVIPTATIEQTYTTTSNGSIIVSTETSTLETTIIITHCPECTIKSSIISGYSSTLEAESSQVPIIESNSMELSGSTSSSTISESLELTTFTSIVSTTSESIYTTTSNESIFEITTTVTNIDTIVITTCPTIIPTSLHSQSYSTSESILSSSSLVVPPSLSISESSVSTDESVSTSNNQSSSFSTEPPLSSITITETTSRTTESLYTTTSNDSTHIFTTTIIDVQTNTIITCPLSSSLSSSSSSSTKNVYTSDSEASTVSFSLIKSKDIATSTTTSTIFQSTSTVTVDHHCSSCSEMVSGSSSVAANESTSSVSSVETEVTSTNSTSSTSSTSSSSFYSSESKSKSSLNIISMESSSDSIVSISQSHVTPVSTSSLETTMAAISPTISSNNLSSSSLVVTSVDVPDYVSSSVGTSSSLYVKTSSSGIVSTVTELFTVSENTSGITTIDNTSITSEKVKDITTTSDTNSSSTTTSILSTSAITTTNTISPSLESKISLSDTTTLTLTSTLTYSINSNNTMKTSSLTTIGLNSLSTINNSTFTIIPTMNIPITFEGNANNLQLLNIDNTWIIGLMIGLFMI is encoded by the coding sequence ATGTTTACCGGTTATTTATTACTTGTTTTATGGATTATTACTTTGGTTCATGGTGATGGTAGTAATGATGACCAATACTGTGATGATACAGGGTGTTATCCAATTGTTTGTGATTCCGATGGGTGTTATGTTGATTATGTTGTTACAGAGACAAAGGTGAAAACATATACTCCGCCACCAATAACTTCAGAAATTTGGGTTACTGTTCCTGCAACAACTATAACCACTTGCTATAACTGTGGTTCAGACGACGTTATTGTGACAGAAAATGTAACTTCAACTTTTGTCACTACCCTTCCAGATTCTACAGAGTTTACCACAGTAGTTGACACTAGCACTACACAGAGTACATTAACTTCTTGTGGCCATGTATGTACAAAGACTTCGGGAAACTCTAGTAGCAAAGACATCTTGTCAAGTTTAACTATTTCACAATCGGTTCAGGAGTCGGAATCTAAAAGCAACCTGAAAAGCCTTATTATTAGAACGAAAACAGAAACAGTTCAAGATACAACAACTTTTCCAACAGTGACAGAGTCAGTTACATCAACTACCACTGAGTTTCATACAGTAATCGAGTATACTGATAGCAGGTCCGATACAACTGCAACCACTGAGTACACTTTTtctcaaacaaaaaaaacacaaacaGTAATTGTCACTAAAGCGACTACTACAACTGTTGGAAGCCAAACCCAAATTTATACAGAAATCTATTACATCACAACCACAGAGACGATTATCACTTGCCCAGATCATGATTTTGCAACCACATTGACTGGAACTGAAACATTTGTCCCACCAACCACAGCACCAAGACCGATTGAAACTCCAACACCAGAACCATCAACTACATCTGATATACCATCAATTACTGAAGATTCTACCATTACTTCCGTAGAAACAACTTCTACAACTGAATCATCAACTTTGCCTTCTAGTATAGAATCTCAAagttcatcatcatcagctACTACTTCGGTTTTAGATACCAGTATTACTTCAGAATCAAGCTGTTATTCATCATATATTGAGCAATCCACGTCAACTCAAGAATCTTCTAGTATTGtgatttcttcatctaGTTCTATTGGTTCATGTATTAGTAGCTCAGTTAGTGTTTCGAGTTTAGTCGCAGATTCAACAACTAGTAGTGAATCGCTGTTTATTTCTGCAAGTGATTCAACTTTGATGTCATCatcagaagaagaaatatcATCCAGTTTTACCAAATCAGGAAGTTCAAGTGGTGTATTGTCATCTAGTCTAGGTGAACTGCTGACAGCTGAACAATTATCGAGTTCTATTGATGCAACCTCAAGCGTAGAAGAGACAACTAGTAGTGTTGTTTCAACGACTTCTACTTCCAATGAGAGTACAACAATTGAcatttcttcaacaattaGTGAAACATCCTCTAGTAGTGAAGAAGCTAGTTACTCCAGTGTTTCAGAAAAAACCAGTGTATCAAGTTCAAGCATTGAACTGTCTTCTAGTGACCAAGTTTCAAAGTTATCATCGTCATTGCCAGTGGTTCCCACTTCCAGCTTAAATGAGTCATCGACTGATTCTTCAAGTGTTTCCACTTCAAGCCAAATTACTAGTTCTAGTGAAACTCCTTCGTTATCATCAGACTTCATTAGTGGTTCTATACTGGTTAGTTCTTCAATTCCTTCATCTTCTCAGGCAACTTCTTCTATTGACTCAACATCGTTATCGGTATCTTCAATCACCAGTTCACATTcaataccaccaccaacttacatttcttcatcaacatctaAATTCGAAACACAACCAACCCCAATCATTTCTTCTATTTCAccaattacaacaattttGTCTACTTCAATTACTAGTCATGATACAAATTGTGAAGCAATAATCACCAACATTTCCACAAATACCataattgaaacaattacTGTTAATGGGAATATAACAATATATACTGAGACTCAATTATCCACATATTTAAcatcaaatacaaatatcaattgtCCTAACACAGAGAGTGATAgtattgaacaaaaaaaaacaactaCTACATCAACACAAGTTATTCCTACTGCTACTATTGAACAAACTTATACAACTACTCTGAATGgatcaattattgtttcTACTGAAACTTCAACATTAGAAACCACAATAATTATTACTCATTGTCCTGAATGTACTATTAAGTCATCAATTATTAGTGGATATAGTTCAACTTTAGAAGCTGAATCTAGTCAAGTTCCAATTATcgaatcaaattcaatggAATTGTCTGGTTCTACATCTTCATCCACGATTAGTGAATCTTTGGAATTAACAACATTTACATCAATTGTTTCTACAACTAGTGAATCGATTTATACTACAACTTCAAATGAATCgatttttgaaatcacAACAACTGTGACAAATATAGATACAATTGTGATAACTACTTGTCCAACTATTATTCCTACTTCATTACATTCACAATCGTATTCGACTAGTGAAAGTATCttgtcatcatcatcattggtTGTACCTCCTTCTTTATCTATCTCAGAATCAAGTGTTTCAACTGATGAATCTGTTTCAACAAGCAATAAccaatcatcatcattttcaacgGAACCACCATTAAGTTCAATTACAATTACTGAAACAACATCAAGAACGACAGAATCATTAtatacaacaacatcaaatGATTCCACACATATTTTCACGACTACAATAATTGATGTTCAAACTAATACCATTATTACATGtccattatcatcatcattatcatcatcatcatcatcatcaacaaaaaacGTATACACTTCTGATAGTGAAGCATCAACTGtatctttttcattgattaaatcaaaGGATATTGCAACTAGTACTACAACTTCAActatttttcaatcaactAGTACAGTTACAGTCGATCATCATTGTTCTTCATGTTCAGAAATGGTTTCAGGTTCTTCTTCTGTAGCTGCTAATGAATCAACATCAAGTGTTAGTTCAGTGGAAACAGAAGTCACAAGTACCAACAGTACCAGTAGTACCAGCAGTACCAGCAGTAGCAGTTTTTATTCAAGTGAATCtaaatccaaatcatcattaaatattattcTGATGGAGTCATCTAGTGATTCGATTGTATCAATAAGTCAATCACATGTCACTCCTGTTTCTACTAGTTCTTTGGAAACAACAATGGCTGCAATTTcaccaacaatttcatctaACAATCTTTCTTCAAGTTCATTAGTTGTTACTAGTGTTGATGTTCCAGATTACGTATCACTGAGTGTTGGcacttcttcatcattatacGTTAAAACTAGTCTGAGTGGAATTGTTAGTACAGTTACGGAATTATTTACTGTTAGTGAAAATACAAGTGGAATTActacaattgataatactTCAATAACATCAGAAAAAGTTAAAGATATAACTACTACTAGTGATaccaattcatc